A single genomic interval of Sphaerodactylus townsendi isolate TG3544 linkage group LG08, MPM_Stown_v2.3, whole genome shotgun sequence harbors:
- the KCNJ13 gene encoding inward rectifier potassium channel 13 produces the protein MRTEVIEGNNTKPSAPLLAQRYPRMVTKDGHSTLQMEGAHGKGLVYLKDAWGILMDMRWRWMMLVFSASFVLHWLVFAVLWYLLAEMNGDLEIDHDSPPENHTICVKYITSFTAAFSFSLETQLTIGYGTMFPSGDCPSAIALLAIQMVLGLMLEAFITGAFVAKIARPKNRALSIRFTYSAVVTHREGKPYLMFQVANTRPSPLTSVRISAVLYEERENGQLYQTSVDFHLDSITSEECPFFIFPLTYYHSITPSSPLAILLQREAHHHFELVVFLSATQEGTGETCQRRTSYLPSEIMLHHHFASMLARGSKGEYQIKMENFDKTVPELPAADSKSFKRTDMEIRINGQHIDNFQICDTRLTD, from the exons ATGAGGACGGAAGTGATAGAAGGCAATAACACCAAACCTAGTGCTCCTCTCCTGGCCCAACGATACCCAAGAATGGTCACGAAAGATGGGCACAGCACTCTCCAGATGGAGGGTGCTCATGGGAAAGGCCTTGTATACCTGAAGGATGCTTGGGGAATCTTAATGGACATGCGTTGGAGATGGATGATGCTagtattttctgcttcttttgtcCTCCACTGGCTGGTCTTTGCCGTTCTGTGGTATTTACTAGCAGAGATGAACGGGGATCTGGAAATTGATCATGACTCACCACCTGAAAACCACACCATTTGCGTAAAGTACATCACCAGCTTTACAGCTGCATTTTCGTTCTCACTGGAGACACAGCTCACTATTGGTTATGGCACAATGTTCCCAAGTGGAGACTGCCCAAGTGCAATTGCTCTGCTGGCTATACAGATGGTGCTGGGACTTATGCTGGAGGCTTTCATCACAG GTGCATTTGTAGCAAAAATTGCCCGCCCAAAGAACCGAGCTCTGTCTATCAGGTTCACTTATTCTGCAGTAGTTACACACAGAGAAGGAAAGCCATACCTAATGTTCCAAGTAGCTAATACTCGCCCAAGTCCACTCACCAGTGTTCGGATTTCTGCAGTGCTTTATGAAGAACGGGAAAATGGTCAATTGTATCAAACAAGTGTGGATTTTCATCTGGACAGCATCACTTCTGAAGAATGCCCATTCTTCATTTTTCCCTTAACCTATTACCACTCTATAACTCCATCGAGCCCTCTAGCTATTCTCCTACAAAGGGAGGCTCATCATCATTTTGAACTAGTAGTCTTCCTTTCAGCCACGCAGGAAGGCACAGGAGAAACATGTCAAAGGAGGACATCCTACCTACCATCTGAGATCATGTTACACCACCACTTTGCCTCCATGTTAGCTCGAGGCTCCAAAGGGGAATATCAAATCAAGATGGAAAATTTTGATAAGACAGTCCCAGAGCTTCCAGCTGCAGACTCCAAAAGTTTCAAGAGGACTGATATGGAGATCCGCATCAATGGACAGCATATTGATAACTTCCAGATTTGTGATACTCGTCTGACAGACTAG